The Streptomyces camelliae genome window below encodes:
- a CDS encoding ATP-binding cassette domain-containing protein, which produces MTLVELTDVSKHYGTVRALEGVSLEVHPGEITCVLGDNGAGKSTLIKIVAGLHRHDGGTLRIEGEETTLSSPREALDRGIATVYQDLAVVPLMPVWRNFFLGSEPRKGKGPFKRLDTDLMRRTTREALLRMGIDLRDVDQPIGTLSGGERQCVAIARAVRFGAKVLVLDEPTAALGVKQSGVVLKYVAAARDEGLGVVLITHNPHHAYLVGDRFVLLRRGTMVGNHTRDEITLDELTQQMAGGSDLDALRHELQRS; this is translated from the coding sequence GTGACTCTCGTCGAGCTGACCGACGTCAGCAAGCACTACGGCACCGTCCGCGCCCTGGAAGGCGTCTCGCTGGAGGTCCACCCCGGCGAGATCACCTGCGTCCTCGGCGACAACGGAGCCGGCAAGTCCACCCTGATCAAGATCGTCGCGGGCCTGCACCGGCACGACGGCGGCACGTTGCGCATCGAGGGGGAGGAGACGACCCTCTCCTCCCCGCGGGAGGCCCTGGACCGGGGTATCGCCACGGTCTACCAGGACCTGGCGGTGGTCCCCCTCATGCCGGTGTGGCGCAACTTCTTCCTCGGCTCCGAGCCCCGCAAGGGCAAGGGACCCTTCAAGCGCCTGGACACCGACCTCATGCGCCGCACCACCCGCGAGGCCCTGCTGCGCATGGGCATCGACCTGCGCGACGTCGACCAGCCCATCGGGACCCTCTCCGGCGGCGAACGCCAGTGCGTGGCCATCGCCCGCGCGGTCCGCTTCGGCGCGAAGGTCCTGGTCCTGGACGAGCCGACGGCGGCGCTGGGGGTGAAGCAGTCCGGGGTGGTGCTGAAGTATGTGGCCGCAGCACGGGACGAGGGCCTGGGCGTTGTCTTGATCACCCATAACCCGCATCACGCGTACTTGGTGGGCGATCGTTTCGTACTGCTGAGGCGTGGCACGATGGTGGGCAATCACACACGGGACGAGATCACGCTGGACGAGCTGACCCAGCAGATGGCCGGGGGATCCGACCTGGACGCGCTACGCCATGAACTGCAACGCAGCTAA
- a CDS encoding ABC transporter permease encodes MDKAVDERILQTSPLKKLLARPELGSVVGALAVFGVFAFAADGFLHAASLSTVLYASSTIGIMAVPVALLMIGGEFDLSAGVLVTSSALVSSMFSYQMTANTWVGVGVSLLVTLAIGAFNGFMLTRTKLPSFIITLGTFLMLTGLNLGFTKLIDGTVSTKTIGDMEGFPSAHAVFASTFTIGGVGFKVTILWWLALVAVASWILLRTRAGNWIFAVGGNEDAARAVGVPVARTKTGLYMGVAFGAWISGQHLLFSFDSVQSGEGVGNELIYIIAAVIGGCLITGGYGSAIGSAVGALLFGMTSKGIVFAEWNPDWFKFFLGAMLLLATLLNAWVKKRAEATT; translated from the coding sequence ATGGACAAAGCGGTTGATGAAAGGATTCTGCAGACCTCGCCGCTGAAGAAGCTGCTCGCCCGGCCGGAGCTGGGCTCGGTCGTCGGCGCGCTCGCCGTCTTCGGTGTCTTCGCCTTCGCCGCCGACGGTTTCCTCCACGCCGCCAGCCTCAGCACCGTCCTGTACGCCTCCTCCACCATCGGCATCATGGCCGTACCGGTCGCGCTGCTGATGATCGGCGGCGAGTTCGACCTGTCGGCCGGCGTCCTGGTGACGTCCTCGGCGCTGGTCTCCTCGATGTTCAGCTACCAGATGACGGCGAACACCTGGGTCGGTGTGGGCGTGTCCCTGCTGGTCACCCTGGCCATCGGCGCCTTCAACGGCTTCATGCTCACCCGCACCAAGCTGCCCAGCTTCATCATCACGCTCGGCACCTTCCTGATGCTGACCGGCCTGAACCTCGGTTTCACCAAGCTGATCGACGGCACGGTGTCGACGAAGACCATCGGCGACATGGAGGGCTTCCCCTCCGCCCACGCCGTCTTCGCCTCGACCTTCACGATCGGCGGGGTCGGCTTCAAGGTCACGATCCTGTGGTGGCTCGCCCTGGTGGCCGTGGCCTCCTGGATCCTGCTGCGCACCCGCGCCGGCAACTGGATCTTCGCCGTCGGCGGCAACGAGGACGCGGCCCGCGCCGTCGGCGTCCCCGTCGCCAGGACCAAGACCGGCCTCTACATGGGCGTGGCGTTCGGCGCCTGGATCTCCGGCCAGCACCTGCTCTTCTCGTTCGACTCCGTCCAGTCCGGGGAGGGCGTCGGCAACGAGCTGATCTACATCATCGCGGCCGTCATCGGCGGCTGCCTGATCACCGGCGGCTACGGCAGCGCGATCGGATCGGCGGTGGGCGCCCTCCTGTTCGGCATGACGAGCAAGGGCATCGTCTTCGCCGAGTGGAATCCCGACTGGTTCAAGTTCTTCCTCGGAGCGATGCTGCTCCTCGCGACCCTGCTCAACGCCTGGGTCAAGAAGCGCGCGGAGGCGACCACGTGA
- a CDS encoding sugar ABC transporter substrate-binding protein, which translates to MARFRTWAVIALAGAVSLSLTGCSSTGGKRAEDARKAAAAQGRAAVNTPRWTFAMITHSGDGDTFWDIVQSGARQAAVKDNINFLYSHDDQAQQQAQLVDAAVDKKVDGIIVTLAKPDAMKAAVARAEKAGIPVITVNSGSEESKAFGALAHIGQDETIAGEAVGDELNQRGRKKALCVLHEQGNVGHEQRCDGVAKTFKGTLQKLYVNGTDMPDVQSAIEAKLQADKSIDSVVTLGAPYADTAVKAKGDAGSKAEIDTFDLNAKVAAELKDGTLGFAVDQQPYLQGYEAVDLLWAYKYNADVLGGGRPVLTGPQIITKDQAAALAAYTERGTR; encoded by the coding sequence GTGGCACGGTTTCGGACCTGGGCAGTCATCGCGCTCGCAGGGGCGGTCTCGCTGTCCCTGACGGGGTGCAGCAGCACCGGCGGCAAACGGGCCGAGGACGCCCGCAAGGCCGCGGCCGCCCAGGGCAGGGCGGCGGTGAACACCCCGCGCTGGACCTTCGCGATGATCACCCACTCGGGAGACGGCGACACCTTCTGGGACATCGTGCAGAGCGGCGCCAGGCAGGCCGCCGTCAAGGACAACATCAACTTCCTGTACTCGCACGACGACCAGGCCCAGCAGCAGGCGCAGCTGGTCGACGCGGCCGTGGACAAGAAGGTCGACGGCATCATCGTCACCCTCGCCAAGCCGGACGCCATGAAGGCCGCCGTGGCCCGCGCCGAGAAGGCCGGCATCCCGGTGATCACGGTGAACTCCGGCTCCGAGGAGTCCAAGGCGTTCGGCGCCCTCGCCCACATCGGCCAGGACGAGACCATCGCCGGCGAGGCCGTCGGTGACGAGCTGAACCAGCGCGGCAGGAAGAAGGCCCTGTGCGTGCTGCACGAGCAGGGCAACGTCGGCCACGAGCAGCGCTGCGACGGCGTCGCCAAGACGTTCAAGGGCACGCTGCAGAAGCTCTATGTCAACGGCACCGACATGCCCGACGTGCAGTCCGCGATCGAGGCCAAGCTCCAGGCCGACAAGTCGATCGACTCGGTCGTCACCCTCGGCGCGCCGTACGCCGACACCGCCGTGAAGGCGAAGGGCGACGCGGGCAGCAAGGCCGAGATCGACACCTTCGACCTCAACGCCAAGGTCGCCGCCGAGCTCAAGGACGGCACCCTCGGCTTCGCCGTGGACCAGCAGCCGTACCTCCAGGGTTACGAGGCGGTCGACCTGCTGTGGGCCTACAAGTACAACGCCGACGTCCTCGGCGGCGGCAGGCCGGTGCTGACCGGCCCGCAGATCATCACCAAGGACCAGGCGGCCGCGCTCGCCGCGTACACCGAGCGGGGCACCCGATGA
- a CDS encoding GntR family transcriptional regulator: MDPTVALDLHVDRSSPVPLYFQLSQQLEAAIEHGSLTPGSLLGNEIELAARLGLSRPTVRQAIQSLVDKGLLVRRRGVGTQVVHSQVKRPLELSSLYDDLEAAGQRPATKVLVNTLVPASAAVAAALGVAEDSEVHRIERLRLAHGEPMAYLVNHLPTGLLDLETGQLEATGLYRLMRAAGITLHSARQSIGARGATAAEAERLAEAEGAPLLTMQRTTFDDTGRAVEYGDHTYRPSRYSFEFQLLVRP; the protein is encoded by the coding sequence GTGGACCCGACCGTCGCGCTCGACCTCCATGTGGACCGGAGTTCGCCGGTGCCGTTGTACTTCCAGCTGTCCCAGCAGCTGGAGGCCGCGATCGAGCACGGCAGCCTCACCCCGGGCAGTCTGCTGGGCAACGAGATCGAGCTGGCCGCACGGCTCGGTCTGTCCCGGCCGACGGTCCGCCAGGCCATCCAGTCCCTCGTCGACAAGGGGCTGCTCGTGCGGCGCCGGGGCGTCGGTACGCAGGTCGTGCACAGCCAGGTCAAGCGCCCGCTGGAGCTGAGCAGCCTCTACGACGACCTGGAGGCGGCCGGTCAGCGCCCAGCGACCAAGGTCCTGGTCAACACCCTCGTACCGGCCTCCGCCGCGGTCGCGGCCGCGCTCGGCGTCGCCGAGGACAGCGAGGTGCACCGCATCGAGCGGCTGCGTCTCGCGCACGGCGAACCGATGGCGTACCTGGTCAACCATCTCCCGACCGGCCTGCTCGACCTGGAGACCGGCCAGCTGGAGGCCACCGGCCTGTACCGCCTGATGCGCGCCGCCGGGATCACCCTGCACAGCGCCCGCCAGTCCATCGGGGCCCGCGGCGCCACGGCTGCGGAGGCCGAGCGGCTCGCCGAGGCCGAGGGAGCCCCCTTGCTCACCATGCAGCGCACCACCTTCGACGACACCGGCCGCGCCGTCGAGTACGGCGACCACACCTACCGCCCGAGCCGCTACTCCTTCGAGTTCCAGCTGCTCGTACGGCCGTGA
- a CDS encoding Gfo/Idh/MocA family protein — MRIGVIGTGRIGTLHARTLSRHREVGSLILTDADPARAQELAHRLGETAAPGVDEIFTWGVDAVVITTATAAHAELIGRAARSDLPVFCEKPIALDLPGTLQALTDVETAGTILQMGFQRRFDAGYAGAREAVSSGRLGRLHTVRAMTCDPSPPPAEWLPLSGGLFRDTLIHDADVLRWVTGREVTDVYAAGSDAGPALFREAGDVATGAALLTLDDGTLALVSATRLNGAGYDVRMELAGERDTVVVGLDDRTPLASTEPTGPPPADKPWPGFLERFGPAYEAELNAFVEVVRGERPNPCDGHEALQALRIAEACELSRRERRPIRLTEIPDRTPASRG; from the coding sequence ATGCGCATCGGGGTCATCGGTACGGGCCGCATCGGCACCCTTCACGCGAGAACGCTCAGCCGCCACCGCGAGGTCGGCTCGCTGATCCTGACGGACGCGGATCCTGCGCGGGCGCAGGAACTGGCGCACCGGCTGGGCGAGACGGCGGCGCCGGGGGTGGACGAGATCTTCACGTGGGGCGTGGACGCGGTGGTGATCACCACGGCGACGGCGGCACACGCCGAACTGATCGGCCGGGCCGCCCGCTCGGACCTGCCGGTGTTCTGTGAGAAGCCGATCGCGCTCGACCTGCCGGGCACGCTGCAGGCCCTCACCGACGTCGAGACGGCCGGAACGATCCTTCAGATGGGGTTCCAGCGGCGCTTCGACGCGGGGTACGCCGGCGCCCGGGAGGCGGTGTCCTCGGGACGGCTCGGGCGGCTGCACACCGTACGGGCGATGACCTGCGACCCGTCCCCTCCCCCGGCCGAGTGGCTGCCGCTGTCCGGAGGGCTGTTCCGGGACACGCTCATCCACGACGCCGATGTGCTGCGCTGGGTGACGGGCCGTGAGGTGACGGACGTGTACGCCGCCGGCTCGGACGCCGGGCCCGCGCTGTTCCGCGAGGCCGGTGACGTGGCCACCGGCGCGGCCCTGCTCACCCTGGACGACGGCACGCTGGCGCTGGTGAGCGCGACGCGCCTGAACGGCGCCGGCTATGACGTCCGGATGGAGCTGGCCGGGGAGCGGGACACGGTCGTGGTGGGCCTGGACGACCGTACGCCGCTCGCGTCGACCGAGCCGACCGGGCCGCCGCCCGCCGACAAGCCGTGGCCGGGCTTCCTGGAGCGCTTCGGGCCCGCCTACGAGGCCGAGCTGAACGCCTTCGTGGAGGTGGTGCGCGGCGAGCGCCCCAACCCGTGCGACGGCCATGAGGCCCTGCAGGCCCTGCGCATCGCCGAGGCCTGCGAGCTCTCACGCCGCGAACGCCGCCCGATCCGGCTCACGGAGATCCCGGACCGAACGCCGGCGTCGCGCGGCTGA
- a CDS encoding cytochrome P450 family protein, which yields MDTQHVVDLGDLGDRLIRDPHPVYARLREQGPVHRVRLPGWDDPAWLIVGYDEARAALADLRLAKDTSKIGVTVLDQEMIGKHLLATDPPQHTRLRGLVTRAFTMRRVEQLRPRIQQITDELLDEMLPAGRADLIGSLAYPLPITVICELLGVPAMDRAEFRTLSNEVVAPTSEQTEYEAVVRLGAYLTELIEDKGRSGPTDDLLSDLIRTTAEDGDRLSAQELRGMAFLLLIAGHETTVNLIGNGVHALLTHPDQLAALRSDMSLLDGAIEEMLRYDGPVHTATYRFAAESLEIAGAAIGRGDHVVISLTAAAHDDERYADPHRFDIRRDTRGHLAFGHGIHYCLGAPLARLEARTALATLLNRAPGLTLDGTPGAWLPGLLIRGMRSLPVRW from the coding sequence ATGGACACGCAACACGTGGTCGACCTGGGGGACTTGGGGGACCGGCTCATCAGGGATCCGCATCCGGTCTACGCCCGGCTGCGCGAGCAGGGTCCCGTGCACCGCGTCCGGCTGCCGGGCTGGGACGACCCGGCCTGGCTGATCGTCGGATACGACGAGGCGCGGGCGGCCCTCGCCGACCTCCGGCTCGCCAAGGACACCAGCAAGATCGGTGTGACCGTCCTGGACCAGGAGATGATCGGCAAGCATCTGCTGGCCACCGATCCGCCGCAGCACACCCGCCTGCGCGGCCTCGTCACGCGCGCGTTCACGATGCGCCGGGTGGAGCAACTGCGCCCGCGCATCCAGCAGATCACCGACGAACTGCTGGACGAGATGCTCCCGGCCGGCCGCGCCGACCTCATCGGCTCCCTCGCCTACCCGCTGCCCATCACCGTCATCTGCGAACTGCTCGGCGTGCCGGCCATGGACCGCGCGGAGTTCCGCACGCTGTCGAACGAGGTGGTCGCACCGACCAGTGAACAGACGGAATACGAGGCGGTGGTCCGGCTCGGCGCATACCTCACCGAGCTGATCGAGGACAAAGGCCGCTCCGGCCCCACCGACGACCTGCTCAGCGACCTGATCCGCACCACCGCCGAGGACGGCGACCGGCTCTCCGCGCAGGAACTGCGCGGCATGGCCTTCCTGTTGCTCATCGCCGGCCACGAGACCACCGTCAACCTCATCGGCAACGGCGTCCACGCCCTGCTCACCCACCCGGACCAACTCGCCGCCCTGCGCTCCGACATGAGTCTCCTGGACGGGGCCATCGAGGAAATGCTGCGCTACGACGGGCCGGTGCACACCGCCACGTACCGCTTCGCCGCAGAGTCCTTGGAGATAGCCGGTGCGGCGATCGGGCGGGGCGACCACGTGGTGATCAGCCTCACCGCCGCCGCGCACGACGACGAGCGCTACGCCGACCCGCACCGCTTCGACATCCGCCGCGACACCCGCGGCCACCTCGCCTTCGGTCACGGCATCCACTACTGCCTCGGCGCACCCCTGGCCCGCCTGGAAGCCCGCACGGCCCTCGCCACCCTCCTGAACCGCGCCCCCGGCCTCACCCTCGACGGCACCCCGGGCGCATGGCTCCCGGGCCTGCTGATCAGAGGGATGCGCAGCCTCCCGGTGCGGTGGTGA
- a CDS encoding ribonuclease, with amino-acid sequence MRFPPRATRIGAAAALLSALLVGGTVSATTANAAADSVGSICYSALPSQAHDTLDLIAQGGPYPYSQDGTVFSNREGVLPSQPSGYYHEYTVITPGSSTRGARRIVTGEASQEDYYTSDHYATFNLVDFGC; translated from the coding sequence ATGAGATTCCCCCCACGCGCAACTCGCATCGGCGCCGCAGCAGCGCTCCTGTCCGCCCTCCTCGTCGGCGGCACTGTCTCCGCCACCACGGCGAACGCCGCAGCCGACTCGGTCGGCAGCATCTGCTACAGCGCCCTGCCGTCGCAGGCCCACGACACCCTGGACCTGATCGCCCAGGGCGGCCCGTACCCGTACTCGCAGGACGGCACCGTCTTCTCCAACCGTGAAGGCGTCCTGCCCAGCCAGCCGTCCGGCTACTATCACGAGTACACGGTGATCACGCCCGGTTCGTCCACGCGCGGCGCCCGGCGCATCGTCACCGGCGAGGCGTCCCAGGAGGACTACTACACCTCCGACCACTACGCCACCTTCAACCTGGTCGACTTCGGCTGCTGA
- a CDS encoding multifunctional oxoglutarate decarboxylase/oxoglutarate dehydrogenase thiamine pyrophosphate-binding subunit/dihydrolipoyllysine-residue succinyltransferase subunit, which translates to MPEGSVPIQSFGANEWVVEEIRRQYREDPDSVDPSWREFFGSQGAGAGTRSEATGGRLIPAPSTSPAGAPERIPAPTADASPDIPTATSVRAFPAKLLIDNRIVINNHLKRARGGKVSVTHLVGYALVRAARLHPGMNHSYTVRDGKPTLVKPEHISLGLSVDVVEPNGAHRMDVAVIEQAETMDFRTFWQSCEAAVARARAGRLIPEERTGVTLSLANLGAVGTVHAVPRLPQAQGTIVTVGAMEYRAEFQGTSQDTLNRLGISKTMTLTSTYDHRVIQGAASGEFLRTMHQLLLGEDDFYDEVFTSLRIPYEPVRWVADVTDAHDDVAKAARVFELIHSYRVRGHVMADTDPLEYKQRKHPDLDIVEHGLTLWDLEREFAVGGFAGKSLMKLRDILGVLRDSYCRTTGIEFMHIQDPKQRKWIQDRVERQHAKPEREEQLRILRRLNAAEAFETFLQTKYVGQRRFSLEGGESVIPLLDAVIDSAAESRLDEVVIGMAHRGRLNVLANIVGKSYAQIFREFEGNLDRKSMHGSGDVKYHLGAQGTFTGLDGEQITVSLAANPSHLETVDPVIEGITRAKQDIINKGGTDFTVLPVAIHGDAAFAGQGVVAETLNMSQLRGYRTGGTVHIVINNQVGFTAAPESSRSSMYATDVARMIEAPIFHVNGDDPEAVVRVARLAFEFRQAFNKDVVIDLICYRRRGHNESDNPAFTQPLMYDLIDKKRSVRKLYTESLIGRGDITLEEAEQALQDYQGQLEKVFTEVREASAASGDAQEPQDGFPVAVPTAISTEVVKRIAESQVDIPDGFTVHPRLLPQLQRRATMVEDGTIDWGMGETLAIGSLLLEGTPVRLSGQDSQRGTFGQRHAVIIDRETGEEYTPLQYLSQDQARLNVYNSLLSEYAVMGFEYGYSLARPDALVMWEAQFGDFVNGAQTVVDEYISAAEQKWGQMSGVTLLLPHGYEGQGPDHTSARVERFLQLCAQNNMTVAMPTLPSNYFHLLRWQVHNPHHKPLVVFTPKSMLRLKAAASKTEEFTSGQFRPVIDDATVDPAAVRKVVFVAGKLYYDLEAERVKRGVTDTAIIRIERLYPLPGAELQAEVNKYPNAEKYLWAQEEPANQGAWPFIALNLIDHLDLAVGADIPAGERLRRISRPHSSSPAVGSAKRHQAEQEQLVREVFEA; encoded by the coding sequence ATGCCCGAGGGATCAGTTCCGATTCAGAGTTTCGGCGCCAATGAGTGGGTCGTCGAAGAAATCCGCCGGCAGTACCGTGAGGACCCCGATTCGGTCGACCCGTCCTGGCGTGAATTCTTCGGTTCCCAGGGAGCGGGCGCCGGGACCCGGTCCGAGGCCACCGGCGGCAGGTTGATCCCCGCCCCCTCGACCTCGCCCGCCGGGGCGCCGGAGCGGATCCCGGCCCCCACCGCAGACGCCTCCCCGGACATTCCCACGGCGACATCGGTACGGGCGTTTCCGGCCAAGTTGCTGATCGACAACCGGATCGTCATCAACAACCATCTCAAGCGAGCCCGTGGCGGGAAGGTGTCCGTCACGCACCTCGTCGGCTACGCCCTGGTGCGAGCGGCGCGGCTCCATCCGGGCATGAACCACAGCTACACGGTGCGAGACGGAAAGCCCACCCTGGTCAAGCCCGAGCACATCAGCCTCGGCCTGTCCGTCGACGTGGTGGAGCCGAACGGCGCGCACCGGATGGACGTCGCGGTCATCGAGCAGGCCGAGACGATGGACTTCAGGACGTTCTGGCAGAGCTGCGAGGCCGCCGTGGCCCGGGCCCGGGCGGGCCGGCTCATCCCGGAGGAGCGCACAGGGGTCACCCTGTCGCTCGCCAACCTCGGTGCCGTCGGCACGGTCCACGCGGTGCCGCGCCTGCCGCAGGCCCAGGGAACGATCGTCACCGTCGGCGCGATGGAGTACCGGGCCGAGTTCCAGGGCACCTCCCAGGACACGCTGAACAGGCTCGGCATCTCGAAGACCATGACCCTGACGTCGACGTACGACCACCGGGTGATCCAGGGTGCCGCCTCCGGCGAGTTCCTCCGGACCATGCACCAACTGCTGCTCGGCGAGGACGACTTCTACGACGAGGTCTTCACTTCGCTGCGTATCCCCTACGAACCGGTGCGCTGGGTCGCCGACGTGACCGACGCGCACGACGACGTCGCCAAGGCCGCCCGGGTCTTCGAGCTGATCCACTCCTACCGGGTCCGCGGCCACGTCATGGCCGACACCGACCCGCTGGAGTACAAGCAGCGCAAGCACCCCGACCTGGACATCGTCGAGCACGGGCTCACCCTGTGGGACCTGGAGCGCGAGTTCGCGGTCGGCGGCTTCGCCGGCAAGTCCCTGATGAAGCTGCGCGACATCCTCGGCGTGCTGCGCGACTCGTACTGCCGTACCACCGGCATCGAGTTCATGCACATCCAGGACCCCAAGCAGCGCAAGTGGATCCAGGACCGTGTCGAGCGGCAGCACGCCAAGCCGGAGCGCGAGGAGCAGCTGCGCATCCTGCGCCGGCTCAACGCGGCGGAGGCCTTCGAGACCTTCCTGCAGACGAAGTACGTCGGTCAGCGAAGGTTCTCGCTGGAGGGCGGCGAGTCCGTCATCCCGCTGCTGGACGCGGTGATCGACTCCGCGGCCGAGTCCCGTCTGGACGAGGTCGTCATCGGCATGGCCCACCGCGGCCGCCTGAACGTCCTCGCCAACATCGTCGGCAAGTCGTACGCGCAGATCTTCCGCGAGTTCGAGGGCAACCTCGACCGGAAGTCGATGCACGGCTCCGGCGACGTGAAGTACCACCTGGGCGCCCAGGGCACCTTCACCGGCCTGGACGGCGAGCAGATCACGGTCTCGCTGGCCGCGAACCCGTCCCACCTGGAGACGGTCGACCCGGTCATCGAGGGCATCACCCGTGCCAAGCAGGACATCATCAACAAGGGCGGTACGGACTTCACGGTCCTGCCGGTGGCGATCCACGGCGACGCGGCCTTCGCGGGCCAGGGCGTGGTGGCCGAGACCCTGAACATGTCGCAGCTGCGCGGCTACCGCACCGGCGGCACGGTCCACATCGTCATCAACAACCAGGTCGGCTTCACCGCGGCCCCCGAGTCCTCGCGCTCGTCCATGTACGCGACGGACGTGGCGCGCATGATCGAGGCCCCGATCTTCCACGTGAACGGCGACGACCCCGAGGCCGTGGTCCGCGTCGCGCGGCTGGCCTTCGAGTTCCGCCAGGCGTTCAACAAGGACGTGGTGATCGACCTCATCTGCTACCGCCGGCGCGGTCACAACGAGTCGGACAACCCGGCCTTCACCCAGCCGCTGATGTACGACCTGATCGACAAGAAGCGCTCGGTGCGCAAGCTCTACACCGAGTCCCTGATCGGTCGCGGCGACATCACCCTGGAAGAGGCCGAGCAGGCCCTGCAGGACTACCAGGGCCAGCTGGAGAAGGTCTTCACGGAGGTCCGCGAGGCCTCCGCGGCTTCCGGGGACGCCCAGGAGCCGCAGGACGGCTTCCCGGTCGCGGTGCCGACCGCGATCTCCACGGAGGTCGTCAAGCGGATCGCCGAGTCCCAGGTCGACATCCCCGACGGCTTCACCGTGCACCCGCGTCTGCTGCCGCAGCTGCAGCGCCGGGCGACGATGGTCGAGGACGGCACGATCGACTGGGGCATGGGCGAGACCCTGGCCATCGGCTCCCTGCTCCTGGAGGGCACGCCGGTCCGCCTGTCCGGCCAGGACTCCCAGCGCGGCACCTTCGGCCAGCGCCACGCGGTCATCATCGACCGCGAGACCGGCGAGGAGTACACCCCGCTGCAATACCTCTCGCAGGACCAGGCCCGGCTGAACGTCTACAACTCGCTGCTGTCCGAGTACGCGGTCATGGGCTTCGAGTACGGCTACTCGCTGGCCCGCCCCGACGCGCTCGTGATGTGGGAGGCGCAGTTCGGCGACTTCGTCAACGGCGCGCAGACGGTGGTCGACGAGTACATCTCGGCGGCCGAGCAGAAGTGGGGCCAGATGAGCGGCGTGACGCTCCTGCTCCCCCACGGCTACGAGGGCCAGGGCCCGGACCACACTTCGGCCCGTGTCGAGCGCTTCCTCCAGCTCTGCGCCCAGAACAACATGACGGTCGCCATGCCGACCCTGCCGTCGAACTACTTCCACCTCCTGCGGTGGCAGGTGCACAACCCGCACCACAAGCCGCTGGTGGTCTTCACCCCGAAGTCGATGCTGCGTCTGAAGGCGGCCGCGTCGAAGACGGAGGAGTTCACCTCGGGTCAGTTCCGCCCGGTCATCGACGATGCGACGGTGGACCCGGCCGCGGTCCGCAAGGTCGTCTTCGTGGCCGGCAAGCTGTACTACGACCTGGAGGCCGAGCGGGTCAAGCGCGGCGTCACGGACACGGCGATCATCCGCATCGAGCGGCTGTACCCGCTGCCGGGTGCCGAGCTCCAGGCGGAGGTCAACAAGTACCCGAACGCCGAGAAGTACCTGTGGGCGCAGGAGGAGCCGGCGAACCAGGGTGCCTGGCCGTTCATCGCGCTCAACCTGATCGACCACCTGGACCTGGCGGTCGGCGCCGACATCCCGGCCGGCGAGCGGCTGCGGCGCATCTCGCGCCCGCACTCCTCGTCCCCGGCTGTCGGCTCCGCCAAGCGCCACCAGGCGGAGCAGGAACAGCTGGTGCGTGAGGTTTTTGAGGCGTAA
- a CDS encoding thioesterase II family protein, whose amino-acid sequence MTAAALDYDAWIRTFDAGSESGSAVPGLRLVCFPHAGGSASFYFPYAKLLRPGIEVLAVQYPGRQDRRGEPCLDTIDALADRAAEVLRVRHPNERLAFFGHSMGAAVAFETVRRLEHGPGPRVLRLFASGRRAPSVFRPEFVHRKDDDGLVAELQALSGTHPALLDDPELRALVLPTIRSDYRAIETYRCAPGASVACPVTVLIGDADPRVSEADARPWAEHTRGGCDLRVLPGGHFYLEQQRDTVVAGLRAALREHL is encoded by the coding sequence ATGACCGCTGCAGCACTCGACTACGACGCCTGGATACGGACATTCGACGCAGGTTCGGAAAGCGGATCCGCGGTCCCCGGACTTCGCCTCGTGTGCTTCCCGCACGCCGGGGGCTCGGCAAGCTTCTACTTCCCGTACGCCAAACTCCTGCGGCCCGGAATCGAGGTGCTGGCGGTGCAGTATCCGGGGCGGCAGGACCGGCGCGGTGAGCCTTGCCTGGACACGATCGACGCGTTGGCGGACCGGGCGGCCGAGGTGCTGAGGGTGCGTCACCCGAACGAGCGCCTGGCGTTTTTCGGCCACAGTATGGGCGCGGCAGTGGCCTTCGAGACGGTCCGGCGGCTGGAGCACGGACCGGGTCCGAGGGTGCTGCGCCTCTTCGCCTCGGGCCGGCGGGCGCCGAGCGTGTTCCGGCCGGAATTCGTGCACCGCAAGGACGACGACGGGCTGGTCGCCGAGTTGCAGGCGCTCAGCGGTACGCATCCCGCGCTGCTCGACGACCCCGAGCTGCGTGCCCTGGTTCTCCCGACGATCCGGTCCGACTACCGGGCGATCGAGACCTACCGGTGTGCGCCGGGTGCCTCGGTCGCCTGCCCGGTGACCGTGCTGATCGGGGACGCCGACCCCCGGGTCTCGGAGGCGGACGCCCGCCCCTGGGCGGAGCACACCCGCGGGGGGTGCGACCTGAGGGTGTTGCCGGGCGGTCATTTCTATCTGGAGCAGCAGAGGGACACCGTCGTGGCCGGACTTCGGGCGGCGCTGCGCGAGCATCTGTAA